The [Pseudomonas] carboxydohydrogena genome includes a window with the following:
- the murC gene encoding UDP-N-acetylmuramate--L-alanine ligase, producing the protein MRDSLPQHIHLIGINGSGMTGLAEYLLGLGKTVTGSDLNATRGGPLEQKGATVFHGHRSDHINGAGMVVYSDAVPFSNPELAEARIRDLPMVKRAQCLGRLLEGSRAVAVSGSHGKSSTTTMIANILRAGGHDASHIVGAPSPCLDNAQGRRGASDIFVFEACEAFQNLAPLSPDIALILNIDDDHIEHYGSVEKLLGAFRDFAGRIRDGGALIVNGEDARARDAAAAASVPVTTFGLSAECDVHAADIAMDGSGSTFSVIAHGAELGALRLKVPGRHMVGNALACVAACLALDVPFAAIRRGFEQFTGVSRRWQMHGEVHGLRLIDDYAHHPTELRACLETAKLAAAHSGSLCLAFQPQLYSRTRRLFAEYVEVLKGFDRVGLVEIDGAGEKNTSGVSVHHLADALREAGKTVLAFPDAGELLRNVSSLASRGDTLIVAGAGNIRQAVADFAKGGFALEPQSQSGALPGAANETPSANGKVRAFSVPEADDGERDTDWLGRARPKTVLDLFNRHVRRNPDAPAVSGEAGTLSYRELDLTASRFAVVLLERGVEPGATVGVSLPSSVELIIAIVAIAKIGGVYLPLDASLPPERVKYMLRASHAPVLLTRSQSAHDLPAFGVRRCYIERLLQETLFGEPSLESLAPRGGDAAYICFTSGSTGKPKGIAISHRSLFLLCKDITRRFKVRPGARVSINTSISFDISLGEIWMSLTGGSEAVVTDWIRPLVGQRLADFINDRRITHLSVTPSILMSVPVQTLRSLKCIVSVGEALPDILVRRWARGQHLVNAYGPTEATIYATAALCRRKRPVTIGRQLGHVRTLVLDQNLVPVAKGEIGELCLEGPGVARGYIAGTEGSSNSFVTRHRAGRESVLYRTGDMVRKDRWGRLLYLGRADNQIKINGNRIELEEIESRLREAPGVRDAVVCVRTVREQKDLVAFVVLEADADLPSIRARLASWFSEAMLPRQIIEVPEIRLTPSGKKDRNWALANFGRRAMSRAVYTAPETKPEQKLLAIWKTVLAPEFDIGVYDSFHRLGGDSLQFLLMIEEVERTFGVRVPPGAFHAGLNALDMAAAIETMTQEKSGDMPADGSFESGLLYKRLKQLTFDWSGERRTPGSLIMSHISPRARYQLFICAQLDEEIEMLAHALGPDFSVHGMRSGHLVMEYSEAQVGALAEYYLQEMLPLLDGGEIVMAGVCQGSLIMREMALRLAERHRPPKLFVVIEQFRLFAYPGPIALFYSEDGFLNPMRRFESRLERYDQIYGDSYTVDLVPGVHGDSLREPNVHHFARALRARLEDAPAAASNGARSLPSKSLN; encoded by the coding sequence GTGCGCGACTCTCTCCCCCAGCACATTCATCTGATCGGCATCAACGGCTCCGGAATGACCGGGCTTGCCGAATATCTGCTCGGCCTCGGCAAGACGGTGACGGGCAGCGACCTCAATGCGACGCGCGGTGGTCCTCTCGAACAGAAAGGCGCGACGGTCTTTCACGGCCACCGTTCGGATCACATCAACGGCGCCGGAATGGTGGTCTACAGCGACGCCGTCCCGTTCTCGAACCCGGAGCTTGCCGAAGCGCGGATACGCGATCTTCCGATGGTCAAGCGCGCGCAATGCCTCGGGCGGCTGCTCGAAGGCTCGCGCGCGGTGGCGGTCTCCGGTTCGCACGGCAAATCGTCCACTACGACGATGATCGCGAATATTCTGCGGGCCGGCGGTCATGACGCCTCCCATATCGTCGGGGCGCCTTCGCCATGTCTCGACAATGCCCAGGGGCGGCGCGGCGCCTCGGATATCTTCGTGTTCGAGGCCTGCGAGGCGTTCCAGAATCTCGCGCCATTATCGCCGGACATCGCGCTGATCCTCAATATCGACGACGACCACATCGAGCATTATGGCTCGGTGGAAAAGTTGCTCGGCGCATTCCGGGATTTCGCCGGGCGAATCCGCGACGGTGGCGCGCTGATCGTCAACGGCGAGGACGCGCGGGCGCGTGACGCCGCGGCCGCCGCATCGGTGCCGGTCACGACATTCGGCCTTTCGGCCGAGTGTGATGTTCATGCCGCGGATATCGCAATGGACGGCAGCGGCTCGACATTCTCCGTCATCGCCCATGGCGCGGAACTTGGAGCGCTGCGGCTGAAGGTGCCGGGCCGGCACATGGTCGGCAATGCGCTGGCGTGCGTTGCCGCGTGTCTCGCGCTCGACGTGCCGTTCGCGGCGATCCGGCGCGGTTTCGAGCAGTTCACCGGCGTATCGCGGCGATGGCAGATGCATGGAGAGGTCCATGGCCTTCGTTTGATCGACGACTATGCGCATCACCCGACGGAGCTGAGGGCCTGCCTGGAAACAGCGAAGCTGGCCGCCGCTCATTCCGGGAGTCTTTGTCTCGCGTTTCAGCCGCAGCTCTATTCGCGCACGCGGCGTCTGTTCGCTGAATATGTCGAGGTGCTGAAAGGATTCGACCGCGTTGGCCTCGTTGAAATCGACGGAGCTGGTGAAAAGAACACGTCCGGCGTCAGCGTCCATCATCTCGCGGACGCATTGCGCGAGGCCGGGAAGACAGTGCTCGCCTTCCCCGATGCCGGAGAATTGCTGCGGAACGTATCGAGCCTTGCCTCAAGGGGCGACACGCTGATTGTTGCCGGTGCGGGCAACATCCGGCAGGCGGTGGCGGATTTCGCAAAAGGTGGATTCGCTTTGGAGCCGCAATCGCAATCAGGCGCGCTACCCGGTGCCGCGAATGAAACTCCATCCGCGAACGGGAAGGTGCGGGCTTTTTCGGTTCCGGAGGCCGACGATGGGGAACGCGACACCGACTGGCTCGGCCGCGCCCGCCCGAAGACCGTGCTCGATCTCTTCAATCGCCATGTCAGACGTAACCCCGATGCGCCCGCCGTGTCCGGCGAGGCCGGAACGCTGAGTTATCGCGAACTGGATCTCACAGCGTCCCGGTTCGCGGTGGTTTTGCTGGAACGGGGCGTCGAGCCCGGTGCGACGGTGGGGGTATCGCTGCCATCGTCCGTCGAATTGATCATCGCGATCGTCGCCATCGCGAAAATCGGCGGCGTCTATCTCCCGCTCGATGCGAGCCTGCCGCCCGAGCGGGTGAAATACATGCTCAGAGCCTCGCATGCGCCGGTGCTGCTGACACGGTCGCAATCCGCGCACGATCTGCCGGCCTTCGGCGTGAGGCGTTGCTATATCGAGCGGCTGTTGCAAGAGACGCTGTTCGGAGAGCCATCGCTGGAAAGCCTCGCGCCGCGCGGCGGAGATGCTGCCTATATCTGCTTCACGTCGGGTTCGACCGGCAAGCCGAAGGGGATCGCGATATCCCATCGCTCGCTGTTTTTGTTGTGTAAGGACATCACAAGACGATTCAAGGTCAGGCCCGGCGCGCGGGTGTCGATCAACACCTCGATCAGTTTCGACATCTCGCTTGGCGAAATCTGGATGTCGCTCACGGGCGGCTCAGAGGCAGTTGTGACCGACTGGATCAGGCCGCTGGTCGGGCAACGCCTGGCCGATTTCATCAACGACAGGAGAATCACCCATCTGTCGGTGACGCCGAGCATCCTGATGAGCGTTCCGGTGCAGACGCTGCGCTCGCTGAAATGCATCGTTTCGGTGGGCGAGGCCTTGCCGGACATTCTGGTGCGGCGATGGGCGAGGGGCCAGCATCTTGTCAACGCCTATGGTCCGACCGAGGCGACGATCTATGCGACCGCTGCTTTGTGCCGCAGAAAGCGGCCGGTGACGATCGGGCGGCAGTTGGGACATGTGCGCACCCTCGTGCTCGATCAAAACCTCGTGCCGGTCGCGAAGGGCGAGATCGGCGAGCTTTGCCTCGAGGGGCCGGGCGTCGCGCGCGGTTATATCGCGGGCACCGAGGGGAGCTCGAACAGTTTCGTCACAAGGCATCGGGCGGGGCGCGAAAGCGTCCTGTACCGCACCGGCGACATGGTTCGCAAAGACCGTTGGGGCCGCCTGCTCTATCTCGGCCGCGCCGACAACCAGATCAAGATCAACGGCAACAGGATCGAACTTGAGGAGATCGAGTCCCGTCTGCGGGAAGCTCCCGGCGTGCGCGACGCCGTTGTTTGTGTCCGAACCGTCCGCGAGCAGAAGGATCTGGTCGCTTTCGTCGTGCTGGAGGCGGACGCCGACCTGCCATCGATCCGCGCGCGACTGGCATCGTGGTTTTCGGAGGCGATGCTGCCGAGGCAGATCATCGAGGTGCCGGAAATCCGTCTGACGCCGAGTGGCAAGAAAGACCGGAACTGGGCGCTGGCGAATTTCGGCCGGCGCGCGATGAGTCGCGCGGTCTATACTGCGCCTGAGACGAAGCCCGAGCAGAAACTGCTCGCGATCTGGAAAACCGTGCTGGCGCCGGAATTCGATATAGGTGTGTACGATTCGTTCCATCGCCTTGGCGGCGACTCGCTGCAATTTTTGCTGATGATCGAGGAGGTCGAGCGGACGTTCGGTGTGCGGGTGCCTCCCGGCGCGTTTCACGCCGGCCTCAACGCGCTGGACATGGCGGCCGCCATCGAAACCATGACGCAGGAGAAATCCGGCGACATGCCCGCCGATGGATCGTTCGAAAGCGGGCTGCTCTACAAGCGGCTGAAACAGTTGACGTTCGACTGGAGCGGCGAGCGCAGGACGCCAGGTTCGCTCATCATGTCGCACATTTCGCCGCGCGCCCGCTACCAATTATTCATTTGCGCGCAACTCGATGAGGAAATCGAGATGCTAGCGCATGCATTGGGGCCGGATTTTTCCGTGCACGGCATGCGCTCGGGCCATCTCGTGATGGAGTACAGCGAAGCGCAGGTGGGCGCATTGGCCGAATATTATCTTCAGGAGATGCTGCCCCTGTTAGACGGCGGTGAGATTGTGATGGCGGGCGTTTGTCAGGGCAGCCTGATCATGCGCGAGATGGCGCTGCGGCTGGCGGAGCGTCATCGGCCGCCGAAACTGTTCGTCGTCATCGAGCAGTTCCGGTTGTTCGCCTATCCTGGTCCCATCGCGCTCTTCTATTCGGAAGATGGCTTCCTCAATCCGATGCGGCGGTTCGAGAGCAGACTGGAGCGTTACGACCAGATCTACGGCGATTCCTACACCGTCGATCTGGTGCCCGGCGTCCACGGCGACTCTTTGCGCGAGCCGAATGTGCACCATTTCGCCCGCGCGCTGCGCGCACGGCTTGAGGACGCGCCTGCCGCCGCATCGAACGGCGCGCGGAGCCTTCCATCTAAATCATTGAATTAA
- a CDS encoding YccF domain-containing protein, with protein sequence MSPVSLLLNILWIVLGGFWMAVGWMVAAVLMAITIIGIPWARAAMNIAGYTLFPFGQRAMSREIVTGRSDVGTGPLGVIGNIIWFILAGWWLALGHLGTALLMAITIVGLPFAWAHLKLAGIALWPIGKTIVPA encoded by the coding sequence ATGTCTCCGGTTTCGCTTCTCCTGAACATTCTCTGGATCGTGCTCGGCGGCTTCTGGATGGCGGTCGGCTGGATGGTCGCGGCCGTGCTGATGGCGATCACCATCATCGGCATTCCATGGGCGCGCGCGGCGATGAATATCGCGGGCTACACGCTGTTTCCGTTCGGCCAGCGCGCAATGTCGCGTGAGATCGTCACCGGCCGTTCCGATGTCGGCACCGGGCCGCTCGGGGTGATCGGCAATATCATCTGGTTCATCCTCGCCGGCTGGTGGCTGGCGCTGGGGCATCTCGGCACCGCGCTGCTGATGGCCATCACCATCGTCGGCCTGCCGTTCGCGTGGGCGCATCTCAAGCTCGCGGGTATCGCGCTGTGGCCGATCGGCAAGACCATCGTCCCGGCGTGA
- a CDS encoding Ada metal-binding domain-containing protein produces the protein MPTTYRLLGPDGTLYDSPTPGLFGGHKKQRIYGRLDCRTAVRALTKGDTYRRHRVFFADEASAIAAGYRPCAVCLPTQYRAWRARTA, from the coding sequence ATGCCCACAACCTATCGCCTGCTCGGACCTGACGGCACGCTTTATGACAGCCCGACACCCGGCCTGTTCGGCGGCCATAAAAAGCAGCGCATCTATGGCCGCCTCGACTGCCGCACCGCTGTCCGTGCGCTGACAAAGGGCGATACCTACCGGCGGCATCGCGTGTTCTTCGCCGACGAGGCGAGCGCGATTGCGGCCGGATACCGTCCTTGCGCGGTCTGCCTGCCGACCCAATATCGAGCATGGCGCGCACGAACGGCGTGA
- a CDS encoding NADH:flavin oxidoreductase/NADH oxidase: MSELFAPWQLGQLALPNRIVIAPMCQYSAKDGSATDWHMIHLGHLALSGAGLLILEATGVSPEGRISPQDLGLYSDANQAALARVLHAVRVYSPIKVAIQLAHAGRKASTKVPWEGGGQIPPGGKNGWQTEAPSALAFAAGENPSAALDAQGLARVRDDFVRAAQRTAELGIDGIEIHAAHGYLLHQFLSPLSNARTDQYGGSLENRMRFPLEVFDAVRAAFPADRPVWVRLSATDWADGGWDVESSVAFAKQLKIRGCPAIHVSSGGLTPAQQIKLGPGYQVAFSERIRTEANIPTIAVGLITEPRQAEEILKKGQADAIALARAALYDPRWPWHAAAELGDHVHAPPQYLRCAPHGHSDLFNAP; the protein is encoded by the coding sequence GTGAGTGAATTGTTCGCACCCTGGCAGTTGGGCCAGCTCGCTTTGCCCAACCGCATTGTCATCGCACCGATGTGCCAATACTCCGCCAAGGACGGCAGCGCCACCGACTGGCACATGATCCATCTTGGCCATCTGGCGTTGTCCGGCGCGGGACTCCTCATTCTGGAAGCGACCGGCGTGTCGCCCGAGGGCCGCATCTCGCCGCAGGATCTCGGACTTTACTCCGATGCCAATCAAGCGGCGCTGGCGCGCGTGCTTCATGCGGTGCGCGTCTATTCGCCGATCAAGGTCGCGATCCAGCTCGCCCATGCCGGGCGCAAGGCCTCGACCAAGGTGCCATGGGAAGGCGGCGGACAGATTCCGCCGGGCGGGAAAAATGGCTGGCAGACCGAGGCCCCCTCCGCGCTCGCCTTCGCGGCAGGTGAAAATCCGTCGGCCGCGCTCGATGCGCAGGGGCTTGCACGCGTGCGCGACGATTTCGTGCGCGCGGCGCAACGCACCGCCGAACTCGGCATCGACGGCATCGAGATTCACGCCGCGCATGGTTATCTGCTGCACCAGTTCCTGTCGCCGCTGTCCAACGCACGCACCGATCAATATGGCGGCAGCCTTGAGAACCGGATGCGGTTTCCGCTCGAGGTCTTTGACGCGGTACGCGCGGCATTCCCGGCGGACAGGCCGGTCTGGGTCCGCCTCTCCGCGACCGACTGGGCCGACGGCGGCTGGGATGTCGAAAGTTCTGTCGCTTTCGCGAAGCAATTGAAAATCCGCGGCTGTCCCGCGATCCATGTGTCCAGCGGCGGACTGACGCCGGCGCAACAGATCAAGCTCGGCCCCGGCTATCAGGTCGCGTTCTCCGAGCGCATCCGCACCGAGGCGAACATTCCCACCATCGCGGTCGGTCTCATCACCGAGCCTCGGCAGGCGGAAGAGATTCTCAAAAAGGGGCAAGCCGACGCCATCGCGCTCGCCCGCGCCGCGCTGTACGATCCGCGCTGGCCGTGGCACGCCGCGGCCGAACTTGGCGATCACGTTCACGCGCCGCCGCAATATCTGCGCTGCGCCCCGCACGGCCATTCGGATTTGTTCAACGCGCCTTAA
- a CDS encoding DUF3095 domain-containing protein, with protein MNRDKDAAFYSGIPAFDDFGRLMEPSLYRPLPEGWLIGTADIVRSTDAIANRRYKAVNMAGAAVIAAMTNAMELRDFPFVFGGDGASFAVAAADREIAARVLAETAAWVDEALHLTMRVALVPVEAIRAAGLDVRVARYAPSPHVSYAMFEGGGLRWADAAMKRGAFAVPQAPRGSHPDLTGLSCHFSEILSARGVMLSILVVPHGDNKSAFRAVIERMLALVEMSPEGGRPIPPQGPPRRWPSPGADYVARAWRRGPLWWRRGVASLGALWLVGMARSPVRIGRYAMRTYLQQVVENSDFRKYDDGLRMVIDCPPQTANAIEKLLARAAEAGTIRYGLHRQDAALMTCFTLAAAGAGHFHFVDGARGGYASAAVALKAAMG; from the coding sequence ATGAATCGGGACAAAGATGCCGCGTTCTATTCCGGCATTCCGGCATTCGATGATTTCGGCCGCCTGATGGAGCCGTCGCTGTATCGTCCGCTGCCGGAGGGCTGGTTGATCGGCACGGCCGACATCGTGCGTTCGACCGATGCGATCGCCAATCGGCGTTACAAGGCCGTCAACATGGCGGGCGCTGCGGTGATCGCGGCCATGACCAATGCGATGGAGCTGCGGGATTTTCCGTTCGTGTTCGGCGGCGACGGCGCGAGTTTCGCGGTGGCGGCAGCCGACCGCGAGATCGCCGCGCGCGTGCTTGCGGAAACGGCGGCCTGGGTGGATGAGGCGCTGCATCTCACCATGCGCGTGGCGCTCGTTCCGGTTGAGGCGATCCGTGCGGCAGGGCTCGATGTGCGCGTGGCGCGCTATGCGCCGTCGCCCCATGTCTCTTATGCGATGTTCGAGGGCGGCGGTTTGAGATGGGCCGATGCCGCGATGAAGCGCGGTGCGTTCGCGGTGCCGCAAGCGCCGCGCGGCAGCCATCCCGATCTCACCGGTCTGTCCTGTCATTTTTCCGAAATCCTGTCGGCGCGCGGGGTGATGTTGTCGATTCTCGTGGTGCCGCATGGCGATAACAAATCCGCATTCCGCGCGGTGATCGAAAGAATGTTGGCGCTGGTGGAGATGAGTCCGGAGGGTGGCCGTCCGATTCCGCCGCAAGGCCCGCCGCGCCGCTGGCCTTCGCCGGGCGCGGATTATGTCGCACGCGCGTGGCGTCGCGGGCCGCTGTGGTGGCGTCGCGGCGTGGCGTCGCTGGGTGCGCTCTGGCTTGTTGGGATGGCGCGCTCTCCAGTTCGCATCGGTAGATACGCGATGCGGACCTATCTACAGCAGGTGGTGGAGAATTCGGACTTCCGGAAATATGACGACGGCCTGCGCATGGTGATCGATTGTCCGCCGCAGACCGCAAATGCGATCGAAAAGCTGCTGGCGCGCGCGGCGGAAGCGGGCACGATCCGTTACGGCCTGCACCGGCAGGACGCGGCACTGATGACATGCTTCACGCTGGCGGCGGCGGGCGCCGGTCATTTCCATTTCGTCGACGGCGCGCGCGGCGGCTATGCCTCGGCGGCGGTCGCGCTCAAGGCCGCGATGGGTTGA
- a CDS encoding MBL fold metallo-hydrolase, which produces MTEQTIEAPKAGASIIPVTPFQQNCMLLWCEQTKKAAVVDPGGDVLDILNAIKRAGVKVEHIWLTHGHVDHVGGADELREHLKVPITGPHIADKFLLDHVTDSARRYGLTGLRNVEPDTWLNEGDRVSVGELTFDLLHCPGHSPGSMVFFNPDMKFAIMGDVLFNGSIGRTDLPGGDHETLLASIRDKVLPLGDEVGFICGHGPGSTIGQERLSNPFLTGMA; this is translated from the coding sequence ATGACCGAACAGACCATTGAGGCGCCCAAAGCCGGCGCCAGCATCATTCCCGTCACGCCGTTCCAGCAGAACTGCATGTTGCTGTGGTGCGAGCAGACCAAAAAGGCCGCGGTGGTCGATCCCGGCGGCGACGTGCTCGACATTCTCAACGCCATCAAGCGGGCCGGGGTCAAGGTCGAGCACATCTGGCTCACCCATGGCCATGTCGATCATGTCGGCGGCGCCGATGAACTGCGCGAGCATCTCAAGGTGCCGATCACCGGCCCGCACATCGCCGACAAGTTTCTTCTCGATCATGTCACGGACAGCGCGCGGCGCTATGGCCTCACCGGCCTGCGCAACGTGGAGCCCGACACCTGGCTGAACGAAGGCGACAGGGTCAGCGTCGGCGAACTGACGTTCGATCTGCTGCATTGCCCCGGCCACTCGCCGGGCAGCATGGTGTTCTTCAACCCGGACATGAAATTCGCGATCATGGGCGACGTGCTGTTCAACGGCTCGATCGGACGTACCGATTTGCCGGGCGGCGATCACGAAACGCTGCTGGCCTCGATCCGCGACAAGGTGCTGCCGCTCGGCGACGAGGTCGGCTTCATCTGCGGCCACGGCCCCGGCTCGACCATCGGCCAGGAGCGGCTGAGCAATCCGTTCCTCACCGGCATGGCCTGA